In Chryseobacterium salivictor, the DNA window TTTGCTCCCAGCTTCTTAAATTCTTTCTCAGTTAAAAGTTCTGTGGTTGAAATGCATTCTCCTGTACGCGGAAAAAATGGGAGATTCCATTTGATTTTTACGTTTCCGTGTTGATAACATAAATGTACTTTCATATTTTTTTTACTTCTAAGATACATATTTCAGAATAAATTTTTACAATGAAAATATAAATTTTGGATCTCGAACCAAAATTAGTCCAATAAGCGGAATATAATCATATTATAAACAGATTCTTCTTTTAAAGCTTTTAAACCTCAACTTTCCTCAAAAATGGAAACAACACATTCAATCCACGATCTAAATACGCAACAAACAAAAGTGCATTTTGAAGCACTTTACTATTACTTATATTAAAATATTTATCATTACTATTATTACTGGTCATCTGGACATTGTGCTGGCATTTGGGACATTTTAGCTCAGGGGTATTTTTTGAATACTTTCTTTTTATAAAAAACCTAATTACTAACCAACTACTTGAGAGTTTGCTGCCACATTCTTTCTATCAACAAATTTTTGTTTCAATAACATCATGTCTTCGCTTACTTTTTTATCCAGAATTTTAGCATAATGCTGGGTAGTTTTAATACTTTTGTGACCCAGCATTTTACTTACACTTTCAATAGAAACCCCATTAGACAAAGTAATAGTCGTTGCAAAAGTATGACGGGCAATATGATAAGTTAATTCTTTATTAATACCACATAAATCTGCTATCTCTTTCAAATAAGCGTTCATTTTTTGATTACTAAGAATAGGGAGTAGCTTTCCATTATTCACACATACAGGATGATTTTTATATTTTTCAATGATTTTTTCAGTTTGAGAAAGCAAAGGAATATTAGAGATCGTTTTAGTTTTCTGACGTTTGGTATAAATCCATTGAGATCCATCTAGTCCCAAATTGATATTGTGATAGGTGAGTTCTTTAGTATCAATATATGCTAATCCAGTGAAACAGCTGAAGAGGAAAATATCTCTTACCAATGACAATCTTTCATTTTTAAAATCTTTAGTAAAAAGCACCTCTATTTCCTTTTCATTGAGAAACATTCTTGTTACTTCATCATACTTGGATTGATAATTCATAAAAGGATCTCTTTCCATCCATCCATTTGCAAGACAAATATGAATAATCTTTCCTAAATTTTTGATATACTTAACAGCAGAATTATTGTTACAGGATTTTTCGGTTCTTAAAAACAGTTCAAAATCATTCAGAAAAGCGTAATCTATTTTCTTAATATCAATGTCTGAAATATTATACTTCCATTTCAAAAACTCTTTGGTGTGCTTTAGAGTGGTTTTATAGCGGGTTAATGTTCCAGGAGCGAACTCCTTCCCTACCAACTTTTCCATTCGGTCATTATGATCCTGAAAAACCGGAACAAGTGTTCTTGAAAGTTCACCTCTACCCAATAGCTTATTTTTAAGCGCTTCACAAGTCACTGTTTCTTTATCCCTCATCAATTCATGATAAGTATCGTAAACTTTTTGCTCAAATGTTTTTAAATAAAAATTAAGCGATTTGCTTTCTTCTGAAGAACCACTCACCTTCTGCATCGCAGAATTCCATTTCAAAGGATTTACAGTACGTTTTGTGCTGATTTCGGATATTTTACCGTCAATCGTAATTCGCAAATAAATAGGAGCTTCTCCCGCAGAATTGACTTTAGCTTTTTTTACATAGAAAAGTAAATTGAATGTCTTGTTCATTTTGATAGGTTTTAAGATTTAAAATTAACTTTAGTAAAACCTAAGCACAAGATGTTCAGTTGCTGAACTACCTCCTGAACACGCTTTATCTGATTTCCAGTGACCTATTTTAACCTGTTTGTACAGGTCACTGAATAGGTCACTTTCAGATTGTGCTTTTTTAACTCTTTTTGAACAACCATAAAACAAAAAAAGCTTTAAAACATACGTTTTAAAGCTTTTTGTACTACTTTGATAATGTAGTTGCGATCCGGACGGGATTCGAACCCGCGACCTCCGCCGTGACAGGGCGGCATTCTAACCAGCTGAACTACCGGATCATTTTTTAAAGTAATGATAAACTTTTATTAAAATTTTTATAAATAAAATGTATTTATAAAAAGCGATCCGGACGGGATTTGTACTTTTTTAGAAAAAACCCTTATCCATAAGCTTTATGCTGTTCTCTTGTTTAATAGGTCACTGAATAGGTCACTTTTATAAACAATGTAGAGAGCGTCGTTTTTACTGGTGCAAATATATAGATTTTTTTATTTGTTGCAAACAAATTATCGTTTATTAAAATTAAATTACTGTAATAATCAGATTATCAAATAACATATTTTCAAACGTTGATTTTTCTTTTAGATTGTAAATTGTAAAAACAACTACTTCAAATGGTGCCTTTTAAAAATATATTGTATTTATTTTAAATAGAACCATTGATACAAACATATCATTAATTATTGTAAAATATTATTGCATTACAAATATAAGGAAATTTTAAAAATATGTATTGCAAAAGTAAAAACAAATGATCATATAATTCTGCAAGATACTCTTCTGATTAAGCAGACAAATGTATTGCATGCATTAGAAGATAGGAAAGTTAAATATTAAGATTAGATTCTATAATAGGTGATATATAAATTTAAATGAGACGTTGAATACATTTATCTTTTCTACCGTTACCATCAATCATATTTAATTTATAATCTTTACCATCGGTTAATCCTGTATCTTTTATCATGGTAAGTAAGTTTATTTCTTTTGCCTCAATAGTTGATCCGTCCAATAATTCTTCTTTTTTAATCTTGTCTTCTTTTGAAATAGCAATAATTACTTGTCTGTTTTTTATTTTTGCAGCTTCTTTTAAAAGCATTTTTAAATCCTCTGTTGCCATAGCATGCTGTCCTGGTTCATCTAAAACCAAAATTCCTAAATGAAATTTAGCCTTTACAAGAAGAGACAAATAAAAAGCCCATTGTGCACGAATAAAATCACTTGCAGAGGACATTAGTCTTATCGGTTGAGGAATTATGCCTGGAGTATTTACGACTGGAAACAACTTGTTATTTTCTTCTGTTGAAATAAAAATTCTACCGAGAATCTCTTTTGAATATCCAAATGATTCCAAATATTTAAGAAAGGTTTTCTGAAATGCGTATGCTAATTCATTATCTTGTGCCTGATGAGATTTCAGTATTTCTCTCCTTTCTTTTATGGCTGATAAATTCTCAGCAAATTCTGTCAAATAAACTTTAAATTGATCAAATTGTACCTTTACTTTTTCCAATTTATTTAACTCAAATCGGTAATTAATCTCATCATTAATTGCAACACGAGAAGGGATTCTGGAATCATCGACAATTTCTTTATCTATGGTTTCAAGATTAATTCTCAAATCACTAATCCGCTCATTATAATAAAGCAGAGTTCTATCAAAACGTTCAAGAAGATTCTTTGCACTTTTAATGTAAGACTCATAAAGACTGCGTTCTGCTTTATAAAATGATAAGGATTTTATAGCATTTACACGCTCAACATTTTGTAATTCAATATCTGGATTTGCCGATAATGAAGAATTACAAACAGGGCAATTTTTTACAGAACCTACATGAAACGTTTCTAAATGATTAATTTTTTGCAAACCTTCCAATACTTCAATCTCTCTTTTAAGCTGTTCTAAAGTGGATTCATACTTTGAAATTTTAGTTTGTTCATTTATTTTTTCCTTCTGGAGAGTATTTATCTCTTCGTTAAGAAATTTTAAATCGGTTCTTAGTTGTATTTGTCTTTGTAGTAACAGGCTATTGCTTTCTTTTAAATCTGTATTAACACTATTTTTTTTCTGCAATTCATCAAAGACAGTTTTTGTATACAATATCACTTGTTCTAAACTCTCGTATTTATCATTTAATGCTCTCGTATTAATTGTTAATTTACTTATCTTTTTTGGTGTCAAATCTGTTGTAAAGATTCTGGGCAAGTTTGGAGTCGAGAAATTATTATAAGCTAATAGTGACTGAAAATTGTCAACTGAATTTGACCAGTAGGTTTTAATTTCTTTTTCCTCTTCTTTTAGTTTATCGAGTTCAAATTCTTCTACAAGACCACTTAACCCCAAAGTAAATTCCACAATCTTTTGCTTTGCTTTTTTTGTGCCAAATATTGGCACTTGTGCAAAAAAGTCGGACCACCCTTTGGTTTGTTCTACGAAAGAACTAGCGAAGATTTGCTGTAAGTACAATATTTTCTGCACTCCGCTTTCACTTTCAAAAACAGGTATATCTATTCCTGAAAAATCAGATAACCAGCGATAAAAGCCACTCTCATGATCACTATCTCCTTTTGCATGAATGAACTTCTCCTCAAAATCACCATCATTTACCTGAACAAAAAGAATGTTAGCATCTTCTCCATAATTTGACTTAATTGAACGTTTTACAATGGCAAAGTCCTTTTTTTCATTGTATAAATGGAGCTCTGCATGAGACTCATCAACTGAAATAGTATTATTCTCATACTTGAAACTACTCTTTAAGCATTCTTTCAAACCATCAGAGTTACCGGTTGCAGCTAACTGTTCCATACCTAGACAGTAATATATGCAGGACAATATAGTAGATTTACCACTGGAATTATCACCAGATATAATATTTAAACCAGCACTAAAATCATATTTAAAACCATATCGTATTTTCTGCTTATCAAGTACTATTGCTTCGATACTTTGGATATTAATCATATTCTACCAGATTAGACGTTGATTTTTAAGTTCATTATTACTCACAGCTTTTGACCAAATTTTTATATCAGAAGAAAGATCCGGCAATATTTTTTCCCTTTCAATTTTTTCTATTAATGCTGAACCTTCTGTTGTTAAACTAAAACTGATTATACTATTAGTTTCTTTAATATCAAGAAAACCTTTCTCAAATGCTATTATTACCATTTTTCGCATTCCATCGGATATATGCCAGGGAGAAGAGAGCAATGTTGATAATTTAGATACATTCAAATTTTTTTTAACTGCATCCAAAATGAATGCAATTTTCTTTAACTGCACAGATAGGGTTTTTCCACCAATTGAATAGTGTAATACAAGAAGAATCATGATAACACTCACGTCATCATTTTCCCAGTATTTTTCAAAAACTTTGATTTTATTCCCTTTAATTTTTAATCTTTCATTCATTTTCTAAAAAACTTAAGCTACAATTCGCAATCCAGTCGCTAATTCCATAATTTGCTAAAATCTTAATATCATCAATACCAAGAATACCTTCAAGACATGATAAAAGATATTCTTCATATGTTTCTTTTATTTTCTTAATACCAGCATTAGCTTCTTGTCTGTTATTAGCAACTATTTCCAAATCTTCCAAAGCATAAGCATTATATGCTTTTGTATACTGGTTAAATATAGTTTCATGCTTTTTTAACTCTGTTGACAAAAATGTTTTGCCAATTATAAGCTTTCTAATAGTATTTTTTCTCATTAGATCTAAACGATCATCACTATAAGCCTTTGCTAATTTCGTATTGATATATTCCAGTTGAGGCTTGTTGATTTCATCCTCAGTCCATTTTGAAATTGCTTCATCATCGGTTTGATCAAAAATCGCATTTATTGAACTTGCTAACAATTTTTTTTCAAGATCAAGTTGACTTGCCGCTCGTATATTAAAATTAAGATTATTCAAAGCCGAAACACTGGTAAATTTTAGCTGACCATCATTACCTTTATTTGGAATATCAGTCATTACACCAAAGCAAATTAGTTCATGATGATTATCTAAAAAAAGACCGGTACCGGACCACCCTCCTAACCAATCACTACCCGATTTATAATCGTTATTCATCAGTAATGCTTTTTCAATTGTACAAAAAAACTTAAAATCGCTTTCTGTACATAATGAATTAAACTGTAGATGTCTCTGAGTGACTACTGTTTTACTTTGCTCATATTTCGCTCGAAAAGTGAATGAATGAGCAGGATTTATTGGTATTGTATAAAATTCAGGACAATGAAATGACTTAAGATCAGAACCGCATTCCAACTTAAGGATTACTATATCATGAGCTTTAGCAAAGTTCATATCACAAATACATTCCTTAATATCATGCTTTATTCCGAGATGATCTTCAACTTTCCAAAAATCAGGATCAAATACCTGATCAAAATTTTTCCCATAAATATTATGACCCGCCGTCAAACATAAAAATTCACCATCAAGTGGAAATATTACTGAACATCCCACAAAACTGCCATTTTTAATCAAAAGACCGGTTGTCTTATTCAAATGTTCCATCATCTTTCTTTTTGACAATTTCTAATTGATCAATCTCTTTAAATTCAATATTAAAACGTTCATCTTCAGAAAGCAATTTATCTATATCTAAAGAATAATTTGAGTAAATGACTATAGGCTTATCTCTGGAGGAACGACCATATTCTGATATTAAAATTAGGGTCTCTCGCGAAGGATGATAATACGGTCCGCTGCTATCAGTCGAAATCAGATAGTCAGAACAATCGATGATCTCAAGGAGTCGTTTGGTCGTATTATATTTTGCACCGTGATGGCTTATCTTCAACATTTCCAAAGGTAATTTATTATCGGGGGTGTAACCTTGATCAGAAAGCTCATCCGCAACAAGATCAGGATTAGAATCACCCATAAAAAGTATATTCGCATCGTTAAAGCTCAACACAAATGCAATTGAGGATGAATTTAATAGGTCTTTGTTCCACTGATGTGGCTGGGGAGCGTTATTTAAGATATCATCTTTTGATCGATTGTTTGAAATACCTTTCGCACTGACCTTATCATTGTCCTCAAGTTTTTTATCAAGATAATTTTGATATATTTCTCTAGCAGTCCATTCCTCAATTAGCTTTTTAAGAACCTCGCTAGTCGGAGATAAAATCTTTAATTGCAACCCATTTAGATGTAATATATTGTCTTCATATTGGTATAAGAATAAAGGACGAGGGGTAATTCCTGTTTCTTTTAGCAACTCTTCTAGATTAATCCCATGCTCTATACCGACTTTATCCGACTGTTCAGGAGTGATTAAAAGCTGTGGTGTATTCATATAAAATCCTACTGACGGATTTATTGGCTGCTGATCATCATTTAACCATTTAAAGATACCACCAATATGATCATAATCTACATGTGTAATCACAATGCTATCATTCTCGGTAAAATCTCTAACTAATGGCCCAAAGAAACGATAAGTACCTTCGATTCCCGAGTCAATTAGTAATCGATGTGTCTGACCTTTTTCCCAAGTGAGTAAGAAACAATCTCCCTTCCCGGCTTTAAAGCATCTTAAATTAAGCATCTAAGTATATAATTTTTTGCTTATTAGTATTATAACAAGCATATAGTTATTAATTTTAACGAAAAATACAAAAATCTTTTAAACAATGGATAAATATTTACGCACACAGTTAAGGATTAGCACAAATCAAAGTTAATTTTTAGATTTAAGTAAAAGTAACAAGTAGTATTCAAAAAAATTTACGGTAAACCGTAAGTAACATTTCAAGATAAAAAAAGGCAACATTACAATCGACATTTACAACCAAATTGTTTTCAAATTTTTGCTTTCTTAAATTCTATTTATACTGAAGTAATTCTTCTCGTAGCATATAGGCTTTGGGAGAACTTCTTTTGACTAGAAAATCTAAAATAAATAGAAAGTCAGCTAAAATATTTTTATCTCTTTTTATTTTACCACCATATCTATAAAAAGCTTTCTCAACGAATTTTTCTAAAATATTGTTCTCGACCTGCTCAGCATTTTGGCTCTGCAGCATCGGCACAATCCATGATATTGAGTCAGGCATAAAATTATGAAATGCAATGCCGCTTAAAAATTTAATAGATGAGTTAATTCTGTTGAATCCTAAAGTAGTTATAAAATCTTTGAAATATAAACTTCTACCATCCAATACTGACCATTTGTCAGAGCTCTCCACCCAATCAATATCAAAAAGAAAAACTGGTAAAAATCTTGCATTATTATTGCTAATCATCCAATCTTCAAGAAATTCCCAAAATATCCAGAAATTTTCGAGTTGAATTCTACCTATTGCTGCTCTAATAAACTCTTCAACTAACTTATATATAAATTTTAAATAATCATCGGGAATACTTTTTTCAGGTGTTTCTATACTTGAATCAAGTATTTCTTTTAAAAGAGGTAATGAAACTTCTGTAGGCTGATTCAGTAGATATCGTGGATAAAAAAAAGTGAATGCGTGCCTACTTTCATAAAAATCCAGCATACTTGATTTGGGATTATTTAGAAAATTAACGTGTAGTGTCAGGACATCCTGAATGAATTTGTGATGAACAGGAAGAGCTGTATTCCACGAGATGATCCGGAGCATATCATCCAAGTACCACTGAGTGTTCACGTCCAATGAAACGATAATTTCATCAGGAGCGCTTATACTTCCATTGATAACAGATGCAATTAAGACTTCCGACCAATTGTCTTCTTCCGATTTACGAAGGTCACTAGCACTTAATTTTCCCTGATGATATAGCATTCGCTTTCTTTCGCTTTCTTTATCTTGTGCTTTTAGAATTTTGATAGCTTCCGCTAATCCATACCAACAACTTAATACGAACGCTGGCTCGACTAATGCTAGATCATTTACAACTGCATGTTGCAATGCAATTCGCTCTCTTTCATCCAAACCTTTTAAAAGCAGACCGAAAATTAATTCCTTAACCTTCAGTTTTAAATATGGCACAATATCAACCTTAAAAATATAGCATAATCCTTTTAAAGGAGGTATATTATCCAATAAATCAAAGTTAATAGGGTATGGATCTATTTTAGATAATTTTTTTTCTTCTAAATTGATGATAGTTTCACAACACCATACAATTTCTTCAGTTTGAAGCTGATCAGTAAAATCACGAAGAGCAATAGATGCCATAACACCTGGGGCAACCATTATTTCCCGTTCACCATCTAGTTTCAAAATAAATTCATAACCTTTTTTCCAAGTTTCATAATTATAATCAGCAACCTCTTTATAGTCGAAAGCATTTCTTGCCCAAGTCGTATTAGCTGTTGGAATTGTATAATTTGTCCCGCTTTCTACTAAATTTCTAATTGTATCATCATATCCGGGAACTATCTGAACATAATTTCCGTTTTGATCGAAATGTTTAAATTCATATTTTCTGGCATCCATATCAAATAAAAATTTTTTAAAAAGCCAATCATCTTCCTTAACATTCTCCCACATTTTGTCAACCTGTTTATATAAAAGTTCATTAAAATCTCTTTGATAAAACATATAATCAGCAACAAATCCAACTAGGCCGATATAGTATTTGTTGCGATGAATCCTGCCGTTTGATGCAATACGTTCTTTTCTTTCAAATTCATTGTCATTATAAACATGGTTTCTTATCATATCCGAAGTAGACCGTGTAGAATCCCATTTAAAAAACAATTGAACTCCTAACATTGAAACAGAAGTTTCATCAACCAAATTGGGGAATGCCTGTAAGATACTAGAGACCACTCCTAAAACAGCAACATTATTAGACTCTCTTATCAGCCTGCCTAAAAATGTGCGAGCAATTGTAAAATCTTTCCTATCTCCAATCTCTAATAAAGTTTTTTCAAGGGCCATCAGCGATGATATTAAAACCTTATCATAAATTGAAAATCCTCGATACATAGACCAATACTCATAATTTCCATAGTATCTAACAGACGATCCATCTTCAAAAACAATATTAATACATTCCACCTCTCTCTTGTTTAGAGATAAAAGGATTTCATAATTTTTTTCAAAAGCAGTATTTAAAAAGTAAATAAGGAAATCAAGAGCTTTTTCACCGTGATACAAAAACATCCAATAAAAAAAAGTCTGATAACCAGATGGTAATCCATAATCATATTCTAAATCTTTGTTTAAACCAAAATCATTTACTTTAGGTTCCCGAATCAGCATACTATTAATACTTCCCGGTGTATATTTTTCTTCTTTTTTAGCCCAGTCTTCGGTAGCTATTTGAATAACTTCTTCAGGGAAAAAGCGACAAATTTGATCCGAAATTACACCTCCGGTAATATAAGCTCTTATTTCCCGTAAAAATGCAGGATCAGTCCATCTTTCATTGCCTGTCTCAGGACTCATGCAAGCTTGAATTATGGAAGCAATAAGTTCCTTGTCAGCTTCCGTCAATTTAAAAAGAATTTCAATATATTTTTTTAAGTATTCAGAAGATCTCCTACCCAATCTCCTTTGAACTGAACGAGCCTGCAGCCTAAAAATAAAATCTTCCAACAAAAAAGCAGCACTTTTTGCACCGGCTGGAAGTATGCCTTGGTTAAATTCAGGGAGCTGTTTTGACCATGATTCAATAAGACTCAAATGTTTTAATTCAAAATTTTGAAGTTTAATTTCATTAATATTCGTTTTAATAAAATCAATTATATAATCCCATCCGGAACCAACTGGCAGAAGATCACTAAAATTTCTTTTTTTAGGATCTATTTTTTTACAACCCGTTTGTAATAAATAGATTATGCGATCCAGCAATTTTGCTCCATCTTCAAGAAGCTGTACTTTTAAACTATCCAAAAGTACTTTCGAATGATTTGATCTAAGCGAAACAATCAGTAACTCATCTTTCCATGACGGGAACAAAGTATCATCACTTAAAAGCTCGTGCATAAAATATACGGATGCCTCCGGTTCATATTCATAAAACTCTTCCATCCATAATCTGAATGCCCTTCTCATGGCTGGAGTATTTTCTATTGAAAGTAAAAAATCTTTTGAGTTCGGAATCTCTGATTTTTGATGTCTTATAAATCTGATCAGTGCCCAATCTTCCAATATATCGTGAGATGGACTATAAGCATTAGCATCGGACATATCATCCAACTGTAGAATATTATCTTTAACAAGATCAGTGGTAACAGTGTCATCGCCCTCATATGTTGTAAAAAGAGACATTTCTCTAGATCTTTTAAGACAAATCTCATAGAAAACAGTTCCGCGTCTTGTTTGATTATTTTCGACAATATGTTGCCACATCAATTTTTTAAATTTTAATTCGTCTAGTTGTCGTTCATTTAATAATTGCGGCATGATGCGGACTGCCTTATCCAAGTAATATGGAGTATGTAATAAGCTCTTAACTTTAGGGTTTTCCAATAAAGAACTAATTTCAGGTATATTTTCACAAATAAGTTCCATTTCCTGATCATTAAACTCGTTCACTTGAAAATAAGAAGTAGTTTCAGGAAGCTCATAATAATAATTGATCCTGAATTTTTGCAAGAGGTAATCTCTAATGGTTAAGATTACAGTTATATTAGGGTTTTTCGATACCAGTTCAAGCAATTCATTAAATGCTCCTGAAATGTCGGATTCTACAATCTTTTCGAAACTCTCAATCCAAATCAGAAAATACTTATTTGATAGAGGACTTAATAATAATTGCTGAATACCCACTTTACATCTAGAATTTTCTAGAGCTTCGCTTAGTGTATCACAATAAAGATTCTCCGGTGTAAAAGTTAAAATTGTGTGATCTCCTGTTGCCTTTAAATGTGCAACAGTTGATTTCGTTAATGCAGATTTTCCAACCCCAGGATTTCCATGAACCACTACAATATTATTATCTTTAATTAACTTCAATAAACCTTTATTGTCACGAGGAACGTTATAATCACCAATTTTTTCACGTGTTCTTGCATTGACTGTTTTTTCATTCTTTTGTATTTCCTCAAAACTGGTAAGAACTTCCTGATTCGTTTCCGGATATATACTTTCAATTGGGCTGAATTTAGGCGGAATTATTTTGTTGTAAGCCAAAATTTTTGTTACTGTAAAAACACCACTATCTTCGTAAGTGTGAACAATTCCTGTGAAATAAATATTACCATATAAAAGTGAATAAGCGCCACTCCCAGATATACCTTCAACATTTTCAAGTGCCTGCTGATAATAAGTATCCATAGGATTTTCAGCCTGTAAAAGAAATCTACTAGTATTACTTTTATCATCTTCTATAAATTTCATTCGAAATGGGCGATCAGCTTCTTGATTATTAAAATTAGCAAATCCACGAATATGATAATTAAGAATTGAATCCTCTGTGTCAATCACCTGGCAAAAAAATTGTTTACCGGTAAGGGGAATAATATCCTTTTTTAAAAGAATTAACAATGCAATATCTTCTTCATTTTCTGAAACCTTCACGATATCAGTTTCAGTCAAATTATAGGAATGAAATGTCGATGTCTCCTCATTAAAGATCTTTTCAAGTTTAATATCTGTAGTAGTAAATTCTTTATTGAAATCCTTTCCCTTCAGACAGTGTTTGGCAGTCATTACGTAGACATAGTCTAAATCGGGATCGGGGAAATATATAACAGCTGTTCCGACTTCACCATTACAGATAATTTTAATTGTTGCAAGTTGCGGTATATTTTGCTTCATATTATTCAGTTATAGGTAAATAAGCAAGAATTTCACTTTCTAATCCCAGCTGCGAATAGCTGCAATTAAAATTATAATTTTCCAATGCATCGTTATCAACATCAAACATTTCCCTCAGTTCTTGGGTATCACAAGCAAAATGAATATTTATGATTTCGGAATCTCTTTTATCATTAGTAATTACCCGAACAATTGCCTCCTTATCCGGATGCCGGTTATGAATACCATTGCCTGTTATAACATAAGAATTAGTTTGAACAATTTCTAATAATTCAGGACTTGTATTTGCTTTACTGCCATGATGCGACAACTGCATAAACTGAGCTTTTACAGGATTATCTTTTGAGAAACCTAGAGTCTTAAGGCTGTCAACGATATCTGAAGGATGGCTGTCAGCAAGCAACAGTACGTTTACTTCACCGAATTGAGCAAGAACAGCAATGGAACTGCCATTAATAGGATTTGTATCAGTATTAAATTTAATACCTCTTAGTTCATCTATGCTCTTTTTGTGATCAGACTGAATTTCAGTTCTGCCAACTTTTCCATTACTTTCTTCTTTTTTCCATAGTTCAGTCGCAACAGCTTCCTTCTCTGGTGTAGGTGAGAGAATAGTTATTTTTAAACCATAACATTCAAGAGGATTGGTTATCGTATTTATTGGCACTGTGGTAAGAAGATTATGCTTAGCCAGAAAATCTCTAAGGATAATACCATCTCCGACCGAAATTTTGCCATTAGATTCTTTTATTATTTCAGGTGAATGATTGAATAAAAAATTCTTCACGACATTTTGTTTATTGTCAATTCTTTTATCGGCGACAAAACCTTTTACAGCACCTATATGATCACGATCTATATGGCTAATTATCCAATTTTCAATCTGTTCACCTAAAGTTAGAATTTCTTTAATTAATGGGGCAAAGGAATTTTTATATTCTCTACCATATCCACCATCAATAAGTATATTATGCCAATTGGAATCATTTCCTAAAAAACGAATAAAAATTGCATCTCCACCGCCTATGTCAAAAAAATGAAAACTAATTTGATGTGTTTTTTGAGTCATAAAATAATGATTATTTATATTTCTTTCTTTTTCCTAAAAGTTATTTAAATTAGGAAGGAATTTATGCATTACTTAAATAAAAATCCATTTGTAATCTTCCCCAAAAATAGGATCATTTAAAAATATAGTTTTTAAATTTGAAAGACTATGAAAAACAGTAAATTTTCAGAAGTTCAGATCATCAAGATATTATCTGAACAAAATCAGGGAAAAACGGTAAATGA includes these proteins:
- a CDS encoding site-specific integrase — translated: MNKTFNLLFYVKKAKVNSAGEAPIYLRITIDGKISEISTKRTVNPLKWNSAMQKVSGSSEESKSLNFYLKTFEQKVYDTYHELMRDKETVTCEALKNKLLGRGELSRTLVPVFQDHNDRMEKLVGKEFAPGTLTRYKTTLKHTKEFLKWKYNISDIDIKKIDYAFLNDFELFLRTEKSCNNNSAVKYIKNLGKIIHICLANGWMERDPFMNYQSKYDEVTRMFLNEKEIEVLFTKDFKNERLSLVRDIFLFSCFTGLAYIDTKELTYHNINLGLDGSQWIYTKRQKTKTISNIPLLSQTEKIIEKYKNHPVCVNNGKLLPILSNQKMNAYLKEIADLCGINKELTYHIARHTFATTITLSNGVSIESVSKMLGHKSIKTTQHYAKILDKKVSEDMMLLKQKFVDRKNVAANSQVVG
- a CDS encoding SMC family protein gives rise to the protein MINIQSIEAIVLDKQKIRYGFKYDFSAGLNIISGDNSSGKSTILSCIYYCLGMEQLAATGNSDGLKECLKSSFKYENNTISVDESHAELHLYNEKKDFAIVKRSIKSNYGEDANILFVQVNDGDFEEKFIHAKGDSDHESGFYRWLSDFSGIDIPVFESESGVQKILYLQQIFASSFVEQTKGWSDFFAQVPIFGTKKAKQKIVEFTLGLSGLVEEFELDKLKEEEKEIKTYWSNSVDNFQSLLAYNNFSTPNLPRIFTTDLTPKKISKLTINTRALNDKYESLEQVILYTKTVFDELQKKNSVNTDLKESNSLLLQRQIQLRTDLKFLNEEINTLQKEKINEQTKISKYESTLEQLKREIEVLEGLQKINHLETFHVGSVKNCPVCNSSLSANPDIELQNVERVNAIKSLSFYKAERSLYESYIKSAKNLLERFDRTLLYYNERISDLRINLETIDKEIVDDSRIPSRVAINDEINYRFELNKLEKVKVQFDQFKVYLTEFAENLSAIKERREILKSHQAQDNELAYAFQKTFLKYLESFGYSKEILGRIFISTEENNKLFPVVNTPGIIPQPIRLMSSASDFIRAQWAFYLSLLVKAKFHLGILVLDEPGQHAMATEDLKMLLKEAAKIKNRQVIIAISKEDKIKKEELLDGSTIEAKEINLLTMIKDTGLTDGKDYKLNMIDGNGRKDKCIQRLI
- a CDS encoding ComEC/Rec2 family competence protein, producing MLNLRCFKAGKGDCFLLTWEKGQTHRLLIDSGIEGTYRFFGPLVRDFTENDSIVITHVDYDHIGGIFKWLNDDQQPINPSVGFYMNTPQLLITPEQSDKVGIEHGINLEELLKETGITPRPLFLYQYEDNILHLNGLQLKILSPTSEVLKKLIEEWTAREIYQNYLDKKLEDNDKVSAKGISNNRSKDDILNNAPQPHQWNKDLLNSSSIAFVLSFNDANILFMGDSNPDLVADELSDQGYTPDNKLPLEMLKISHHGAKYNTTKRLLEIIDCSDYLISTDSSGPYYHPSRETLILISEYGRSSRDKPIVIYSNYSLDIDKLLSEDERFNIEFKEIDQLEIVKKKDDGTFE